Proteins encoded together in one Lysinibacter cavernae window:
- a CDS encoding ATP-binding cassette domain-containing protein encodes MSKHGDTQHHNNQHSDHEHSADEHSADESTIAPESVTRDVAILSLENVNVEASWGHIYGPVSLEIQRGGVTVLVGQGGRGRTALLLTLAGRMKPSTGSITSFGQTNAPHDLFTRANVGFISEVDAIPQAIRVRDIVTEQLRWGDKWFKWVPPATDADLEALCRPVFGDLELPHLESMVEELPELTAALFRIAAANARRPEILVVGGIDNLTSNHGSVMLLERLVELGNEQTIITADVNGKRTDLDVRAYLDVPNLTNHEFVDAQPSTGGTDK; translated from the coding sequence ATGAGCAAGCACGGCGACACGCAACACCACAACAATCAACACAGCGACCATGAACACAGCGCCGATGAACACAGCGCCGATGAATCAACAATCGCACCGGAGAGCGTCACACGAGACGTTGCCATACTGAGCCTGGAGAACGTCAACGTCGAAGCGTCGTGGGGACATATCTATGGGCCGGTATCGCTCGAGATTCAACGCGGAGGCGTTACCGTCCTAGTTGGGCAGGGCGGCCGCGGCCGAACGGCGCTGCTCTTGACACTCGCAGGGCGAATGAAGCCGTCAACCGGGTCAATTACGTCCTTTGGTCAAACGAACGCTCCGCACGACCTGTTCACACGCGCAAATGTCGGCTTCATCAGCGAGGTTGACGCCATCCCACAGGCCATTCGGGTCAGAGACATCGTCACCGAACAGCTCAGATGGGGCGACAAATGGTTTAAATGGGTTCCGCCGGCAACCGACGCCGACCTCGAAGCGCTCTGCAGACCGGTCTTCGGCGATCTTGAACTCCCCCATCTCGAATCGATGGTTGAAGAGCTACCAGAACTGACCGCGGCGCTGTTTCGCATCGCGGCCGCAAACGCGAGGCGCCCTGAGATCCTCGTTGTCGGAGGTATCGACAACCTTACGAGCAACCACGGATCGGTGATGCTCCTCGAGCGGCTTGTTGAGCTTGGCAACGAGCAAACCATCATTACGGCAGACGTCAACGGCAAGCGAACAGATCTCGACGTGCGGGCCTATCTCGACGTACCGAACCTCACCAATCACGAGTTCGTTGATGCTCAACCAAGCACAGGGGGGACGGACAAATGA